TGTGGAACTTGGCTGTACTGCTGTTACTCAAAGTTGGGCAACACCACAAACATGGCTCCCCCAATCatcgcgcgtgcgcgcgcgcacacacacacgcgcgcacacacacacacacacaaatgagtcTTTCCAAGAGTACATTGTTTCTATTAATGAAACAATTTCCCACTAACCCACGAATCATTTTCTACTATCTGCtaatcctttctccctctctgctgcctaACACTCAAGCAAAGTTCTATTGTcacccaaatatagaaaacagaagCATCCCTACCACCTACGCCCCCTAACAAGAGTCACATCATTCCAGTGTAAACCATCACCTTTAAAAAGCGGGTTAGTCCGCTCCTTCCAAGAAAATATACGCTTACCCAGAACAAGATCCCATACGTCAATGAAATCATCTTCCTCCCAAACAAGATGGACACTTCAATTACTCCTCATCAAGAAATAGACGCTTACAAGGAGATCCCTTTTCTGCGATAGGCTCTCACATTCCCCCTTGACAGACAAAGGCAGTGTTTCCCCCCAACATTGCATGAAATGAACCATTCCCCACCTGTTCTTCCAGCAAAATCTTTTTCAGCCATCAACCTCCACGACTTTCACCTCTTCCCCCCATCCCCTGTCTCCCACAATGACCTCTCCTACCCTGGAACCCTACCTTGCTGGGCCCACGCCTTCCCGCAAACCTGAGACTGCCGCGACCCAGGGGATTCTGGGAGTTGTAACTCTGTCGCCCTGCAGACGAAGGAAGGTCGAAGGAAGGCCGGAGCATAGTTGTCTCCGGGGTAGGAGGGGCTGCCTTACCTGAGCGTCCTGGTAGCCCTGGAGCAGCAGGAAGTAGGGACGGTTGCTGGGAGCCTGAATGAGGCACTGGGTCAACTGATCGAAGTCGCCAGGGTCAGCAGGTCCGATTTGGGTGTCGGCTGCCCCCGGGGCCATGCTAAGTGCCTGCTGCCTGCGCTCCTGCTGCCGCCGCCGGCGACCCTGCAGGCTGAGCTCCGACACGCTGCGCCGCAGGGACAGGTTTTCCGAGCGCTCTTTGCCCCCGGGCCCAGCGGGGGGCCCTGACCCGGACCCCGGGCCCGGACTGGCCAGGGCCGCCCCTCCGGACGCCGCCCGGGAGCGATTCTTCTGCGGCCGCCACGAGGGGGCACCCGTGCCTGCGGAGAGACCGAGAGGGATGAGGCAAGAGACTCCAAAGAGCCCGAGACAGGCTCGCAGAGCCGAGAtgataaagagacaaaaaattgACCACAGAGAGGTGAGGCTGCTTCCCACGTTTAGTTGTCTGTATATGCTGTTCCCTGTGCCCGGCACATAGTGGGTGATGGTGAACGGAAGGAACGAACTAGTGATTTGTTTCTCACTAGGCCGCGAAATCTAGGAGGGTGGGAACCTCATCTGTCATGTGCTCACCGTATTCCCCCAGGGCCCTGAATAATGTGTGGCCCACAGTAGGCGCTCAACCAatgctttttgggggggggggaaaaagacagtgaTGGTTGTAATTGCCATTCTTTATTAGGCGACCACTATGTGCCAAGACCTGTGCTAAAACCCTTTTATACATTTTCCGATTTCATCTTCCCCTAGGGTTTTTGCTGAGCGGAACCGACAAAGAACGGATCGGAATCCGAGCCAGAGTTCAGAGCTCAGGAGGTTGACCGCTACACCACTCTGTCTCCCCGATGGGAGGCTCAGAAACAGAAAAGCGTTAGAAGGTTCTGTGAGCAGCCCCTTAGAGCCAGGCTCCATCCCTGCCGGGCCCTGCTCTGCACTTACTATTTCACCAAGGGGACCATCTCCTGTTCCAGGAACGTTTCCTCAAAGGCCAGGCCAGCATGTAAGCCCTTGATGGTGTTACATCTTCATTTCCCATGCGCCACCCTCAAATCTCCCACCCACAGTCTGCAGCCAACCCAGCCTAGATCCACCTGCTCCAAGGTCAGATCCTCTGAAGCTTcgatctgtttttttaattattcttaagagagggagagcatgagcaggggaagggcagagagaaggagacacagaatctatagcgggctccaggctcccagctgttaggacagagcccgacgccgggctcgagctcatggaccgAGCGATCATGAGCCGatccgaagtcggaggcttaacccactgagccactcaggcgctcctaaAGCTTGGATCATTTTCGGCCCCAAACAAGCCCACCATTTCTTCACTCTCCAGGCTCCTCCCCCTTAGAGGCTTAATCTACGCCGGCCCTGACTCTCGCGAGAGGCCTTCTAGCCACGCGGACGACCACCACCACTCAGCACCTCTGGCTCTGGGGTTACCCTCTTCAGCAgggaccccccaccccatcacaaGCCCCGCCCATCCACTCTGGCAATAACTCCGGTCtagccccagccccgcccccgacCTGACCCTGGGCTTTAGGCTCCTCCCattcacacccacccccccccctcccctttctcccgTGGGCCCCGCCTCCAGCCTACCCTAGGTCTCTCCAGCCCCCTTAGCCAGATCCCGGCCCCCAAGCCACGCCCAGCCTCCCCGCTGGCCCCGCCTCCAgggcaggccccgccccgcccccaggccccgcccccgcagtCGGGCCCCCGCCGGCTCACCGTCGCTGTCCGCCGCCCCGAAGGCCTCCTGCTCCAGGCGGCGCGCCTCCTCGCGGCCGCGCAGCTCGAAACGGCGCGCCCAGCCGGGCCGCGCTCGCCACAGCTCCTGCACCAGCAGCGGACGCTCCGAGTCGCCCAGCACGCGCAGGTGCTCCGCCCGCCACTCGCAGCTGCCCACGCCGCCCGCCGCGGGCCGGCCCAGCGCGTCGCACAGCGCGAAGGCGTCCACGCAGCTGCTCTCGCCTGGGCTCCCGCCGGGGCTCCCCGCCAGCCCGTAGCGCTCCAGCGCCTCGGCCACCAGCTCGCGTGCCGTGGAGCGCGCAGTGGCGAGCACGCTCTTGTAGTTGGCGCCCGACGCCAGCCCGGCGCCGAAGATCTTGAGGACCCCCGGGGGTGCCGTGGCGCGGGCGGCCAGCGGGGGCTCGGGGGCCACGCCCGCGGCCAGCTCAGGCAGCTTCTTCTCGCTGGCCCAGCGCTGAGCGCCCCCCGGAGTCCCGGCGCCTCCCGCGCCGCCGGACCCCGTGGCCCCGGTCCCCGAGCCCCGAAAGAGCTGGGAGATGCGCTTGGCGCGGCTCCCGGAGGCTCCGCCGGCCGCCTTGACCGCGCCCACTCGCCGCAGCTCCAcgtgcggcggcggcgggggcagcGGCTCGCTGCTGCGGCTCCCCGTGTCCGAGGAAGAAGACCTGGGAAGCCGCCAGGGGAGCGGAGAGGCGGCaaagagaccgagagagacaagCCAGGATGGAGGCCGATGGTAGAAGACgaaggaaggaggtgggcagagaCCCAGACGGAGGGATCAGAGACCcggagagtgacagagagacccATTGAGAGGGGACACAGATCCAGACggaaagagcaaaagaaacccagggaaagagagggacagagacacagataaagagggagacagagacccaCAGAAGGGGGAGAGACGCGAGTGTACAGATACGGAGTTGGGCAGAGgccagagtcagagagagagagagagagaaataaatgaaggcGAGTGGCACCTAAGGAAGTTGCAAGAGgtaagcagggaggggaggaaggaaggggaatcAAACCCTTGCCCCTGTATCCCCATCGCCTTGTCCATCCAGCGAGGGCCCCTATCCAGGCCCGGCTCTTCCCCGACCGGACTCTGAGAGCACTGTGGCCCACTGTCTGTCTCCTCCAGCCCGCCACCTCACTTGCCCATTCCGGAAAGGAACTGCAGTCAACGCTCGGAACCCCTGGCCTTACCCGGTGCAGAGACTGCATCAGAAACGAGGACAATTGGGAGGtaggtggaggagggacaggggcCTGGAGGAGGTGGGCACTCACTTAACAGAGGCGGCGCTAGGCCAGCGGCGTCCCAGCTTGGCCAGCTGCTTCCTGGGAGAATTGATCCACAAGCCCACGGGGAGGTGGAGCTTCCCGAAGCGGGGGCTTCCGCCCTCTTTCCGTTCACCAGATAGCATGGCCCTAAGGACGGATGGGTAAGACCCCAACTCCTGAGGCCCCGAGTAGTGGGGATTGGGATGGAGGggcctggggctcaaactcccgagtTTGGGTGGAGGAGAAGGATGGGAGCTAAGCTCCTGGGTGCTGGGATGGGAGATGGGTGGGGACTGGCcactgggtctgagggaggaggggtctGGACTTCAGGGTCCCTGGTTCTTACCCTGCTTCAGGTCCCAACAGCACCCCGGGGCCCTGGCTCCGTTGGCCCTGGTTGCTTCCTGACCCCGCTGTTCCCGTTCAGCCTTtgcctctgccccggctcccagCACTGGGTGGGGGACAGGAAAAGGCGAGAGGAAACCCGGCAGGAAGAGCTGGGAGGGGGCGTCCTGTGAGGGGACCGGGCCTGGGGGAGGAGATCTGCGTAGGGCAGGCCCTTCTCTACTCCTTGATTCTGGAATGACATCTCAGCTAGTTGGGCACTGCCTTGACACAGGGAACTGACTTCCCAGTCTCTCCGAGGACAGGAGACCCGCCCCAGAGCTCTCCTCTCGGGAAGCCAAAACTGAGAATCTGACCGGACAAAATGAATCCGATATTTAGGCAACCAGATAAATCTTTATTTAAGCCTTGGTGCTGTGGCCTTTTCTTCGTTCGGTACCTTGGGAAGCTGGGTCTGTGACACCTGGCTCTGTGATAGCTGGGTCTGTGATAGCTGGGTCTGTGACAGCCGACTTTGTGGACCCTGGTCCTCGGGGGCTGCTGCCTTGTCGGTACGGACCCAGGACTTGACCGAATCGATCAGGGCCCCAGACCTAAAGCAAAGTACGCTGGGGAAGGGTGGGGTGCAATCGTGTAAGCAGATTAGGTCCTGAGTGAGGGacacccctcccagcctccctatATCTGATCCTTTTCTATGACCCAAGCTTCGCCGCCCTGGGTAAGCACGCCCCTCTTTTCTAAGCCCCTCCCCCTAACGCCCCCTCCTACGTTAGGACGTCGGAGACCGCGCCCCTCGCCCCAAGCCCTGCCTTCTCCGGGAGGCGGCTCACGAGGTGGCAAAAAGCCCAGGAGCAGAAACACGAAGCCCCAGATCAGCATCTCGAACAGAAAGCCTCTCAGCACGTCCTTGGGATTCAGACACTCTGACGGCTTGAGGGATCCAAACCGCTGATACTGGGTCCCGGGCTTTGATTTCGGGATCTCCCCAATGACTCTTTTGGGCAACactgacagaggagagagaaggagcagtcCTGGGAGGGCCGGTGGTGGCGGCCCAGGCAAGCTCTGTCCACGCCACCCTTCCCCAGGACCCAGGCCTCCCAGGAGATAAGCACGCCCCTCACTGCCTGAAGCCAGGCCACTGTGAGAGGTGGCCGCACCCTGGGCAGGAAGCCACCCCCCCCTTGGCCTGAAACCACACCCCGACAGAAAGTTAGGCCCCCCAGGTCGCTGGCTGAAGCTGACTGCCCCCCAAACCCAGGACCCTGAGTCCCATACGTCTGTCGACTCCCCAGCTCTGACCTGTGACTTCAAAATGGATGACCGTGGCTGGGCCGGATCGCTCAGTGCCCAACTCGCAGCGGTAGTTACCCGCATCCTCTGGCCTCACCAGTCGCTTGATCAGGGTGGGCCGTTTCCCCTCGGACACCAAGGTCTCAGAATTGCTCCCCCAAACCTAGACCCAAGCTCAAGGGGTCACAGAGGCCTGGGGAATTCAGGGTTTGGGGCAGTACAGGTGTGAGAGCATCACGGGCTCTCAGTGGGGGAGATGGGAGTCCAGGGTCACTGGTAAGGGCATGGGGTCCCCGGGGATGCCTAGAAGTTAAACCTGGTGGGTCATGGGTCATGGGGATTGTGGCAACAAGCTTGTGGATGAGGGGGTCGGCGCTCACACAAGCCTTATGGACTTGGGGTTAAAGGGCCCACCCTGTAAAAGCTGTAATAGGTCAGGCCTTGAGATAATTTATGCCAGTCGAGCTCACAGTCCAGGATCAGGTCTTCCGTTTCATGGACGTTGATTTGGCGCACTGGGGACAGGATTTACGGTGGGACACCTCTTCGAGGTTTCCTGCCCTCCCGCCCGTGCCACCCACTTTGTCTAAGCCCCCCTTTCTGTCTCCACCCTCCGCTCCAGTCCCCGCCCTCTCTAGGCCACGTCTCTCCTCTGGCTCCGCCCCTCTTGCGCCAACCCCTGCGGCTGGCCCCCGCTCTCTCACCCCCACAATCTCTGGATTTTCGACAAGCGTGAAGCTGCTTTTTACAGTTAACTGCACCAGATCAGAAGCTGCAACATTGTACCTGAAGGGACAGGATCCAGGCTGTATTCGCCCTGAGAGGCGAGGCTAAAGGCAGGGCCAAGGTCGGGGGCGGAGGCAGGCGCCTAATCCCTAGAGGTCAGCCCAAGGGGCGGGGCCAGAAGGCAGTCCTCCCTGAAGAGGGGTGTAACCAGTCTCAGGAAAGAGCGCCCAGAGAAGAGGACCCGCGGGCCAGGAAGTCCGCTGTACAGAAGGACTACTGGGGACCAGGAACCTCTCAGACGTGGGGAAGGAAGAACCACCGAGACCCAAAGCCGGAGGAAAAAAGCGGGGTATTCACGGGGCAAGGATGAAGGATAGAAAGCCAGTTCCCGTAATCCGGACTCACCACATTTGTTGGGACAGAAATCTgcctcagaaggaagaaaaaacaaaacaacaacaaaaaaggattaTCAGATTCCTGTTGAAGGAGATGAGAGGGGGGAGAAGGAATAGGTTGCGTTTGGGCTCTTgggatggagggaagaaggacACGGATGTCTGGATCTCTGGGTCCCAGGGAGGACGCGGTGGGGAGAAGTGAGAGGCTGGACATAGAAAGCAGGGGCTGGGGACTTAGACCCTGGACCTGTTGGGGGAAGGGGCTGTGGTCCCTGACGGAACCCATCTTCCCCCACCCTTTCTTTGGAACCGAGCGACATAGCCCTGAAAGGCTGCCTTTTCCAGAGTCAACATCCAGGAGAACTCCTTCACGAAAGTGTCATCTGGGAAGGAGCAGGGTGACATAGAgtgcttcccttcctcccacccaccccaggagGAGATGCAGGAAGTTTGCCTCCATGTGAAGAGGCTGGCGTTCCACCTTGGGGCCATCTCAGGGAGGGACAGTGACATTGAGTGACCACTTAACAATGCGGGCCACTGAGCTAAGCGGCGCCTGGCGTGCAGACACTGTTAGGACCCACTTTAGAGGTGACAAACCAGGGAAATTCCTctctcaaggccacacagctaaggGGTGGCCAGGCCTGAAGCTGAACCAAGGCAGGTGGGCTCCAGAGCCACTACCAGACCCGTCCTCaccaaaaatcatttttatacaaGATTCTGGAACCCCTCCCATGGCCCCTGTGTGGATTTACCTGCTACACCACTGTTTCTGATAAGACTCACACTCCTCAGAAAACTTAAGACTGACGTTTCCATTGTGGCCTCGtctggagggacacagaggatggGGGAGAGGAGTTAGACCTCAGATTCCAAGCCTGAAGGTCTCATTGGCTCAGCTAGTGTCAAAAACTACAATACCCATGAGGCTACTGGGCAAAGCCAGGGCTGTAAATGGATTGCACGCCCGTTGACTTCTGGGAGacgtagtttttttgtttttgttttttgtgtgtgtggggggggggggtttgtgtgtttgtttttttttacaaaattgcaGGGTAAGGACTAGGGAAATAGCATATTCCTTTGCCCAGGGGAAGGCCTGGAATCGGCATCTCAGTCTTCTCCATTCACGAACCCAGCAGACTCTGCCTCCAGCCGTTGTGTCccgtccctcccccgcccccagcaatCCAAGCACCAGACCCCTGCTTTCCCTCCACCCTGGATTCCCACGCTCTACCCTGCCCTCACCGATAACCCCCATAAAGGTATCCTCTAAATATGGCAGGTCCCGGAAATCCCTCACGGTTTCTCTTATCCTTTCCATCACTTGTCTGTGACGCCCGGGGGCGAGGTGGGTAGACAGGTATTCCTTTTCCAAGGCGTCCAGCGCGGCCACGACCCTTGGATCACAAATGACACAGCTCCGGGCCCGAAGCAGGCAGCCGGCTAGCGCCGCCACCAGGAGGGCTGCTTGGGGACCCATTGAGGCCGGAGGGCTCAGCCCGCACAGAACCCCGGGGAGGGTCCTCCCACCCCACTCGGAGGAGGTGATCGCTAAGGGGAAAGAAGCCTATCCCTGAGACGAAGAGCCCCAATTTGCAGGGCTCCCACTTCTCCGTTAGGAAACCGAGGTGTCCGGAGTCCCGAGGCACCCTAGACAGCCGCTGCCCGACCTTGACCTTGAATGTTGTCAAGGTCGAAACCAGGCTGAGGGCTTTTGGAAGGGAGGAGCAGGCCACCGTCTTCCACTCCCAAGACTGAAAATAAGGATGTTGTTGGGGAGAGGGTGACGTTGGTCACGTGATGTGGAGGGCTTTATGACCGGAGCCAGGGTCACCTTTCACCCTGATCTACAAGGAATTCCCACACCCTCCCCCTTCTACGTTACTACCtggcccgccccacccccccaccccccccctacCCCCGCCGGACTTCGCTAGAGACGACGCTCCCCGGGAGTTTTCTTGGCCCCGCCCACAAACCCAACTCTGAGTCTGATTGGACGGCAACAAAGGGAGGCTCCGCCTATGGTTCAGGGACAAAGCAGACAGCCCCCTCTCAGACTAGAAAGTTCATCTGGTCCCCCCAGACTAGGCCCTCAGTGGTGGGGTTGccgtgctgggggctggggtgaaCTCGCACGTCTGGGTGGAGGAGAAGGATGGGAGCCTAGCTCATGGGTGCTGGGATGGAAGACTGCTGGAGACGGGCTCTTGGGTGTGGACCCCCGGATGCCTGGGTCTTCCCCTGCCTCAGGTCCCAACAGCACCCCGGAACCCTGGCTCCCTTGGCCCTGGTGGCTTCCTGACCCCACTGTTCCTGTCAGGCTTTGCCCCAGCTCCCAGCACTGGCTGCAGGACAGGAAAAGGCAAGAGGAAACCCATGGTAAATGTGGGGACAGGGCTCCTTGGAGAGGACCggacctgggtgggggtggggagaattcGGTAGGACTGGTCCTTCCCCACTTCTTAATTCTGGAACTACCTCTCAGCCAGTGAGGCCCTGCCACGACGAAGGGACACGGTTCCCGGTCTCTCTTTCTAGGACAGGAGACCAGCCCAGACCTCTCCTCTGGGGAAACCAAAACCGAGGATCAGACTTGAGGAAATGAACCTGATGTAGAGACAACCAGATAAATCTTTATTTGCGCCTTGGTACTGTGGCCTATTCCTTCGGAAGTTTCTCAGCTTTTAGAACCTGGGTTTCTGAGAGCGGACTCTGTGACAGCTGGTCATGTGACAGCTGGCTCTGTGACAGCCAACTCTGTGGAAGCTGGTCCTGTGGAGCCGCTGCCTTGTCGGTGCGGAATCTGGACTTTATGGGATCGATCACCATCCCAGACCGAAAGCAAAGTACGCTGGGGGACGGTAGGGTGCAAAGTGGGGTAACAGATTAGGTCCTGACTGAGGGacacccctcccaccctccctgtaTTTGATCCTTTTCTAGCAATGACCCAAGCTTCGCCCATGTGGGTGAGCCCCTCCCAGTTTTCTAAACCCCACAAGACCCCTCCCACATTAGGAAGGTGGGGACCCCGCCCCTCACCCCAAGGCCTGCCTTCTTCCGTGGTTGGCTCACCCAGTGAAAAATCCTATGATCAGCAGGAAAAAGCACCAGAGAAGCAGTCCTATCAGACGGCCGGTCTGCACATTTTCGTGCTTTGAACACTCTGAGGGCACGACGGTTGGGGAAAGGTCATCCCAGATTTCCTCCTCGGCCTCGGTTCTAATGGCTGGTGACTGCGTTCTAATGGTTGGTGACTGGGTTCCGATGGTTGATGACTGGGTTACAATGGTTGCAGACTTGGAAGATGTCACCATCACCGAGATGATTTTCCGAGGCAACACtgatagagaagaggaaaagaacgGACCTGAGAGGGTCCCAAGGGCCCGTCCTGACCCAGGCAAGCTCTCGCCACGTCAACCGTCCCCGACACCCAGGCCTTCCAGGAGATACTCCCAGCCCTAACTGCAGAAAGCAGGTCAAGGTGGCATGGGGCCACACCCAGGCCAGGAAGCCACACCCCCGTGGCCTGAAACCACACTCTGACAGGAAGTTTTAATCCAACTGAATCCCCCACTTCGttttaaggaaactgagtcccacaCTTCTGTCAACAGCACTGACCTGTGACTTCAAAACGGATGGCCGAGAATAGGCTCACTCCCGGAGTGCCCAACGCGCAGCGGTAGGTACCTGCATCCGCGGGCCTCACCAGTTGCTTGGTCAGGGTGGGCCATTTCCCCATGTACAACAAGCTGTCAGCTTTGCTCCCCCAAACCTAGACCCAAAGCTCAAGGGGTCACAGAGGCCTGGGGAATTCAGGGTTTGGGGGAAGTACAGGGGCGAGAGCATCACGAGACCTCAGGGGAGAGATGGGGGTCCAGGGTATACCGGTAAGGGCGTGGGGTCGCCGGGGATCCGTAGACGGCAAGCCGGGTAGGTCATGGGTCACAGGGATTGTGGGAACAAGCCTGTGGCTACAGGAGTCGGGGGCTCACAACCCTAATGGACTTGGGGTTGAAGGGCCCACCCTGTAAAAGCTGTAACCGGTCGCGCCTGTAGCAATTTTATGCCAGTCGAGCTCACAGTCCAGGACCAGGTCTTCCTTTTCATGGACGTTGATTTGGCGCACTGGGGACGAGGGTAATGGTGGGGTGCTTCCTCGTGCTTCCAGGCTCTCCATCAACTCCCTCCAACCGGGTCTAAGCCCTTCTTTGCTAACAGGCCAGGTTCAGTCTCCGCCCTGTCAAGACTCCCTCTctcctggccccgcccctcccgcgcCAACCCCTCCCGCTGGCGCCAGCCCTCTCACCTCCACAATCTGTGGACTTTCGACAAGGGTACGTGTGCAGCAGGCAAGAATCGCACCACCTCAGAAGCCGCAACAATACACCTGAAGGGGCATGAACGAGGCTGTAATTCGCCCCAAGAAAAGGGGCTCCACGGAGAGGGCAGGGCCAAGGTCGGGGGCGGAGTCAGGCCCCTAATCCCTAGAGCTCAGCCCAAGGGGCGGGGCTAGAAGGCAGTCCTCCCTGAAGAGGGCTGTAACCAGTCTCAGGAAAGAGCGCCCAGAGAAGAGGACCCGCGGGCCAGGAAGTCCGCTGTGCAGAAGGACTACTGGGGACCAGGAACCTCTCAGACGTGGGGAAGGAAGAACCACCGAGACCCAAAGCCGGAGGAGAAAGGCTGGGTATTCACGGGGCAAGGAAGAAGGATAGAAAACCAGTTCCCATAATCTGGACTCACCACATTTGTTGGGACAAGAATCCTCAcctggagaaaagaatgaaatgataatCAGATTTCAAAGGTTAAGGACACCAGAGAGGGGGCCAGGGAATAGGTGGGGGTTGGGCTCTTGggttggagggaggaaggacccGGGTGCCTGGAGCTCTGGGTCCAAGGGAGGGCGCGGTCGGGAGAGGCGAGGGGCTGGACGTAGAgaagcagggggctgggggcagagacccTGGGACTGGTGGAGGAAGGGGCTGTGGTCCCTGACGGAGCCCATCTTCCCTCACCTCCGTGAAACCGAGCGACATTGCGCCGAAACGTTTCCTTTTCCCGAGTCAACATCGCGGAGAACTCCTTCACGAAAGTGTCATCTGGGAAGAAGCAGGGTGACAGGGAGTGCGAGCCCTCCGCTCCCCACCCCAGGAGTGAGGTACAGGaagtttcctcttttcctctgtctgAAGGGCATGCCAATTCCCGTTGGGGACTTCTCAGGGAGCCACAATGAAATTGAATGACCACTTAACCATGCCGGCCACTGAGCTAAGCGAGGGCTGGTGTCCAGGCACCGTTAGGATCCATTTTAGACGTGGAAAACTTCCTTCCCGCAAAGCCACCCAGCTAGGGGATGACTGGGCAGGTATTTGAAGCTAGGCAGGTTGACTCCAGAGCCAAAGATTCTGGAGCTTCTCCCCCCGCCCATCTGTGTGCATTTACCTCTTAAACCACGGTTTGTGATAAGTTTCACACTCCTCAGAAAACTCGACGCTGCCATTTTCATTGTGGCCTCATCTGGAGGGGAACAGGGGATGCGGGGAGGGGAGCTCTAACCTCAGATTCCAAGCCTTAAGCTCTCTTGGCTCAGCTAGTGATACAAACTACAATACCCATGTAGCTCCTGGGCAAGGATGGGGCTGTAAAGCGATTGCCCGCCCGTTGCCTGCTGGGAGTTGTAGTTTTTATCCAAAAATGGCAAGGTAAGGCGTAGGGAAAGTGAATTCCTAGCCCTGGCAAGGCCTGGATTCTGCATCCTTCTCCACGCTGGAACCCAGTAGACTCTGCCTTCAGCCTTTCCCTCCCGTCGCCCCCTGCCCCTAGCAATTCTAACACTAGACCCCTCCTTTCCCAGGACCCAGGGTTCCCACGCTCTGCCGTGCCCTCACCGACAGCCCCATTTAAGGTAGACTGTATATCTGGCAGGTCCTTGAAATTGTCGACGGTCTCTCTTATCTTTTCCATCA
The Lynx canadensis isolate LIC74 chromosome E2, mLynCan4.pri.v2, whole genome shotgun sequence genome window above contains:
- the LOC115502879 gene encoding LOW QUALITY PROTEIN: izumo sperm-egg fusion protein 1-like (The sequence of the model RefSeq protein was modified relative to this genomic sequence to represent the inferred CDS: deleted 1 base in 1 codon); translation: MGPQAALLVAALAGCLLRARSCVICDPRVVAALDALEKEYLSTHLAPGRHRQVMERIRETVRDFRDLPYLEDTFMGVIDEATMETSVLSFLRSVSLIRNSGVADDTFVKEFSWMLTLEKAAFQGYVARFQRKDFCPNKCGTMLQLLIWCSNCKKQLHACRKSRDCGVRQINVHETEDLILDCELDWHKLSQGLTYYSFYRVWGSNSETLVSEGKRPTLIKRLVRPEDAGNYRCELGTERSGPATVIHFEVTVLPKRVIGEIPKSKPGTQYQRFGSLKPSECLNPKDVLRGFLFEMLIWGFVFLLLGFLPSVLCFRSGALIDSVKSWVRTDKAAAPEDQGPQSRLSQTQLSQTQLSQSQVSQTQLPKVPNEEKATAPRLK
- the LOC115502875 gene encoding izumo sperm-egg fusion protein 1-like, which encodes MGPQVALLVAALAGCLLPARSCITCDERVGKQLDALEKEYLRTHLAPGRHREVMEKIRETVDNFKDLPDIQSTLNGAVDEATMKMAASSFLRSVKLITNRGLRDDTFVKEFSAMLTREKETFRRNVARFHGGEDSCPNKCGVLLRLLRWCDSCLLHTYPCRKSTDCGVRQINVHEKEDLVLDCELDWHKIATGATGYSFYRVWGSKADSLLYMGKWPTLTKQLVRPADAGTYRCALGTPGVSLFSAIRFEVTVLPRKIISVMVTSSKSATIVTQSSTIGTQSPTIRTQSPAIRTEAEEEIWDDLSPTVVPSECSKHENVQTGRLIGLLLWCFFLLIIGFFTGVLCFRSGMVIDPIKSRFRTDKAAAPQDQLPQSWLSQSQLSHDQLSQSPLSETQVLKAEKLPKE